Part of the Leishmania braziliensis MHOM/BR/75/M2904 complete genome, chromosome 23 genome is shown below.
TGCTACGCCAGTGCGCGGAGCGACAGATTCCCGCTGAAGTACGCATTCCACGAATACAGAAGCCCAGGCATGGGGTGCAAAGGCACACAATGCAGCTGAGCAGTGATggcaaggaaaagagggggcgAGTATGGACAAAAAAAGAACTGAAAAAggcaagagaggggaaaaaaaaaaagaagactGACGACGCACAGCGCCGCACAGGACGAAGGAAGTCATAGAGAGGGtcagaaaagaaacaaaacatCGCGTGGATGTGGAGGACATGTGTTGCTTTTACTCAGCTGTGTTTATCTAATACAGGTCTAGGCCACACGTACAACCTCATAAGTACACAGATGCGGATAAGAGGAAGGAGATTATCCCAGTCACAGTTGAACAAAGAGAAAATAAACGgtaataataataataaaatTGACATTGTGCGCAGGTCTCTGTGTTTTCTCTGTTGACTTGTGGCACATATGTGAGCGCAGAGTCGTCTACAGTGGGTTAGGAGAACAACCAGGAAGCAataaagggagaagaggaaagtaGTCGTACTACTAGCAGGGCAACAAACAAGCGAAATAAGAAAGAGGGGAGTCTGAAGTTACGTCCATAGGCAACCGAGCACACTCGCACCAACCGACGTTGTGTAGTAGCCTGTCCCCCCGTGCGCTGAATCACACACGATCAACATGCAAGTGTGTCATGCAAGATAAATGcagcggggggaggcgatGGGGAAGGAGGTGGCAGGCCGAAGTCGCTTCTGTTCACatgtgcccccccctccctccccctttcgaTTGGCCGTGCATTCATCTGCGTTGCCGTTGCCTTCATATGTGTCAAGGTCTGACTAGGCTGAAAGCCAGacgcatcctcctcctcttttcgtctctctccctcatgTCGCGCTTTTGCATGTGGGGCGCACAAACTCAGGCCCGCACAGCGGCTCAGCAGTACTGTTcagtgggcagcagcgggtcgaagcgtgagagagagagagagagacggtggGACAATggggagtgggaggagggggaagaagaggaagagagtgcGTATGTGAGAAGGAAGGCGAGCTAGCGACGAtacaagagaggaaaggacgagaagaggaggaaaaggccaACAAAAGAGTCAACACGATAAAAAGAGAGCAGATTAATCTTCGTCGCGTTTTCCCTGCTTTGGAAGAGAAAAACCACCCAGCCAACAGACAAACCAGCAAGTTAGCTGACAATCAAACAATATACGCACAGGCCGCGAACCACAAAACAGCTCGACAGGACAACCTCTTCGAGCACGCCTTATGAAACTGTCGCGgaaacgaaagggaaaacgaaaaaaaagaagaataCGAAGTCGACACAGGCTGAACTCAAGCACAGCACAGCtagaaaacaaaacacgaAAGGGACCGAGGAGACGGTGCCACCCCTTGTGCTAGTGCTttacttcccccccccctctcctgccttctctgtgctgctgctgtttgctTGGTAGGTGTCGTCCTCTGCGCTATGCACATCCTCAATGATTCGTGCTCAGAGCCTCGTGACTCTCACACTCCCCCTCCATCGctcttcgctctccttccGCAGGAGGACAAGTGGCCGGTGCGCGCGCTACGCGGCACGTGGGCACCACGAATGATTGAACGTATTGCCATCGCCGAGATCACAACGCTAGCGAGAAAGACAATTGCCTTCACCGGCAGAGGCAGATCATCCACGCGACCACCAGAGCGAGAGCCAGTGTAGCCGCTGTAGTTTGCCGCCAAAGACAAAATAGCGAAGAAGAATCCCAAGAGGTATCCCGCAGCAACCTGCGCCACTGTGTGATGGCCCCAAGCAACCCGCAAGCCTGCCGCATACATGCTATACACTGCAATCAACACCTGCAGGGGCAGCACGTATGACAGCTGGGCAGAAGGCAGCTGAGGCGTGTAGAAGAGGGTCTGATTCATGCCACGAACAATAGCAGTGCTGACCGCACAGCGCTGCAAGCCATAGACCGTCGCCACGCACAAGAATGATAGACTAGTGGCATGATTGCTCGGCATACCTGGGCTCACCTTTGGCGCACCAGGCGGCCTGGACTGCTTGATGATGCGCTTCAGCCCCTTGCTGACCGCGGCCGCGATGCACGCGCAACCGGTCAAGAAGGAAACCACGATAGTGTCGGGAAGGTACTGTAGTACGTACACATTCACAAGCACCACAGCCCCGACAACACCATAACTGCAGTTCTTGTCCACATAGTAGTTGATGTGGGTAAGAAACATTCTCTCAAAAATATATAAAACAGGAGACGCCGAGCCTACCAGGGGATGGGGtttgtgtttcttttcttttcagcTGTGTTGCGGTAGGCCTGGGGGCACGTATGGTGAAGGACGGCGTGTAGagtccctcttctctccttgttCGATGGTGTTCTCGTTGGTGGATTGGGGCGTTGAGGTAAGACTGGGtcggcaaagaagaaaacacacacacacaaacggcATGAAGGTGAGCGCACAACGACCAAAGCAAGAGAAGGCAAAAGGacagggaggaaggagaaggggcagAAGGTCAAACAAGAACTTCTTTTCCATCATGACCGCTCCATCACAAACAAGCCAACGAATACGCACATGCAGCGACAGCTCGCCCACACCTCTGCCGCATCACGGCGAAGCCCTCGCCGTCTCGGACAAACCGTCGCGGGTTGCCAACTTGGGCAACGCGTCTGGCACGCTCCCCTCGCCCTTCCTCGCATGCGGGCTGCGCGATCGGCCGCCAGACGGACCTGGGCGGGCGGCACGTCTCGACCCAAGCGGGCCGCctccagggtcctgctcttgagcagaggagctggcggctgccgtgcggaCAACAGGGGGTGGTCGAGACGCGTGAGGCCGGTGACCAGGCCCGTCGCCCACGCAGTTGGCGTCAGCGTCCTTGCCGTTGCCGATTTGACAGGTTTGGCCGCCTCGTCCTTGTGCTCGGATTCACAGTAGTCAAAGACAGACggaaagaagaggcgcacgcggcgGGCAGGTGGCGCCGGCATCGGCGCCCCGATGCGTCCCACTGCGCCATCCACTACCCCTGTGGGGCCGGTGCTCAGCGTCCCGAGAAGCGAGGGCGGGCCCTCAACAACAACCGTCACACTGGTGTTGCTGTGCATTAGCCGATTGGGGGGTCTTCACAACGGGGCAGGCCCCAGCCCCACCGCTTCCCACTCAGCGCGGTAGCTCCAAGGAAAGGGGGCCGCAGCCCCCTGCCGCCGGTCCTGGCCTGATGTCTGCCCGCTCCGCACCATGTGTCCAGAGCGAGTAAGGGAGCTCCACAAAACGGGAGAGTCCCTCACTGCATGCCGCTAGCTTTGCTGCGGCCACAGAGTCCGCCCGCAGCCGGCCAGGGAGTGGTGCGTTGAAGTACGCGTGACCGCTGCGCATGAGTGGGGGCGCGTGCGGGGCTCCGAAGGGGTCGATGCCTGCATACCCGCGCGGCCGTTGCTGAAGCGCCATGGCAACACCGTAGTCCGGGGGGTACGCCTCCCACGCGCGAGTGCGGAGACACACAGGtaggcggcgcagcgcagcagcaccgtggAGTCGAGGAGCAGTAGACCCACCCCTTTGAGTAGGTCTCTGCTGTCTGCGTGTTGTGTGGGCACTCGCGATGGCTGTGGATGCATTAGCGTGAAACTGCGCCAGGGTCCCCCCTGCCGCTTTTTTCCTTGCTCGTACTGCCCCACCAcgcggcggcaccgtcaAGTCGCTTTGATTCGATCCTGGTCATGCAGCATGTCGTCATTGGGCTTGTGACGCTTCAGGAGGGGGACATTGTGAACCTCCTTCCATGTAGCAAGGAGGCAGCCGGTGGCGGAGCTCCGGTTGCAAATATCCAGCTGCAGTCTCTCGGCTTGCATCGGAAGGACTTTGGCGCTTTCAGCGTGAATCTTGTCTAGGGTCGGCGCAAAGCGGCAGTGGAACGAGTAGCAgacaaaggaaagaaaagatgTGTGACAGGAAAAAGGGTGGGCATCCCTGAAAGGGGTCGGTGGCTGGGTTGGTGAAAAGGGTTTCTTCAGGCTTCCTCGCTCTGTGCGTCGTCACGGTTGTGAATCGAATCGCCACGCGTCCTCATTCACTACAAGGCAGACGCATGCATAGGTATAGGAATGAGGCCCATACGAACACGCCTGCAGAGGTGTGGCGCGAGCTCTTCTacggttttttttttcgattCTCCGCTCTGTTTTAAAGAATAAATGCCAAGtaaggaggtgaaggggaCAGAGACAGTCTGTGTTCACCTTCATCAGTTGCTGACCTTGTCACTCTTTGCTTTCGCTTTCGTTGTCTTCCCTTGCGTGGGAGTCGCTCCGCGAACCAAAACAGGGAGGAAAGTGGAAAGGTGAGGGAGGGTACAGGCAACGTCACTCTGCGTCCCGTAGCGACAAGATCGCTACGACCTCCTTGCCACTTGATATAATGCGCACACGACTGCCGCAGACCATTGCACACAGTAACGGCAAGCAACACAGGCAGTCTCTGTCGATATGCATCACGGCGCTaccaccttctcctttgtgcCCCTCCTCGTCTGCATTGATGAGGAATAGGGCTGGGAGCGTGCACACACGGGCACCCTTCCATGTAGTGCAGAAAGGGGGAAATGCTAAGCCAGATCTCCCTGTAGCATACTACGCCAGTCCTCATTTTCCTCCCCCAAATCCCCGTTAGTCTTCATCTCTGACGTGGATGGAAACACCAAGAGCTTGCACCTTAGAAACGATAGCGGTAGCGGATGATAGGCACATCAacctcatcgtcgtcgccaaTCATCCCCGTGACGACGAGATCAAAGTAGTCGATGCCATCCAGCAGCGTTTCGCCTTTCGACTGGGCCACCTCCGAGACGCGCTTCTCCTTGTCCGCCGCCTTCCCACCAAACTCAGTGTAGATCATCTTTCCATTTTGGAGCGCAATCATGAACACCTCGAGCTCGTAGCGatcacgcagcagctgaactAGCTCCTTGACGAACATGTCACGACCCTCCGAGATGTCGAGGCGGTCCCAGATGCCCCACCGCAGCTTCTTGCCGCTCGGCAGCGCGTACGAGCGACTCTGCGCGACGATCGGATCCGAGAAGGCAATGAATGGAAGAGCGATATTCACAAAGGCGCTGCGAAAGAGCGTCACCAGCTTCTCCGGCTCTTCATCTGCGTCAAGGTAGAACTTTtcgccgtggctgctgccagttcccgctgctgcggactTACGCGCATGGTGAAACTGTATGAGAAGGTACTTGAGCAGCTCAAAGCCGACGAGCCCCGTGACAAGAGACGTGGTTGTCACCATGGCAGGGATGATGTTGCCTGCAATGCGCTTTGTCTGGTTGAAGTCAGCGGCAGGGATGTTGTAGGCCCGCGCGCGTAGGTTGGAGCCGTAAGTGATAAACTGCACGTGGTGGTTTGTGATGTCGTCCTTGTCAAACTCCTCAGCGCGCATGCGGCGAGTGCCAAATTGGGTGACCACgggcagctgctccaccgtcAGTCCGCTCGACAAAGACGTCTGCTGCGACGTCTGCCTCTCAGACGTGGCAAACACAGCGTGGCGGGGCACAAAATGAGGCAccgtcactgccgctgcttgccTTACGGTCTCCTCCTtggagagcgagaagggtGGCAGCTGGTACACCTTGGCGAAGAGGCAGGCGCAGTGGTAGACAAACTCGATGTCCTGCTCCGAGCCGGCATTGAATTCCTGCGGCTTTGGTGGCTTCTTTGCGCCGCTCCAGAACAGCTGCCCATCCTCGGTGCGCTTGTCAAGGGGGATGTTGTGCAGAAGCTGGCGGAAGCCATCGTTGAAGTGCTCCTGGTATAGAAGGCGCGCGAGTCGTACacactcctcctcgttctTGGGCCAccggcgcagcgcgtcgtTCACGTTATGCATGACTgtatcagcagcagccgggtCGTTGCGCAGATTGTTTGCGAAGGCTACCGGGTCGTCCAGGTACTGGTTCACGTCTGCCGGAACGCTGACAAAGAGCAGGTGAAACAAGTCGCGGGCCCACTGAATCGTGTGCTCGATCGCGTTCGGGAAGTTCTTGAGAGTGCAGAGCGGAATGCCCTTCTCGGGCGGGtcgtagctgctgctgtagctCTCGGTCACAAACGGTATGATGGGCTGCATGTTGCACTTTGTGCCAAGCGTACcgctctccagcagcggcttctGATAAAACAGACAGCGGGAGTCCACGTACTTGCGACTCGCAACGTTGTCCAGCGCATTGAGAATGaccgcctgctgcgcccAAAAGTCCTCGTTAAAGATCACCTCCGTCTCCGGTGCCATCTTGGCCTCGTGTGGTGTAATCTTCACCTCGGCGTTGATGTGGCCGGCCGCCTCAGCTGCCACGACGGACTTCGGACGGCCAATATGGTGGTTGCGGAAGAGAAACTGCCGAGACAAATTGCTCATCTCAATTGTGTCCATGTCTGTAATGGACACCTCACCGAATCCCATCAACGCGACGTTCTTGATGAGCTCGCAGCCGAGCGCGCCGGCACCGACGATGAAcgccttctgctgccgcaggtACTGCTGAAACGCGTGGCCAAGCACTGCCTCCTGACCGGCGTAccgcgatggcgccgccggcgcATCGGGAaacaccgccgccgaagaGCACAATGCCGACGCAGACATGGTCTTTGCTCCGTACTGCcacgcctgcagcacctcacgCGCGTCGTAGTACATCCACTGGTGCAGCGGTGTGAACTTCCCGCTGCACACCTTCAGtgcctcctgcgccgccatgcCACCAATGAAGCACGTCATCGGGTTCAGGTCGCCACCAAAGACAGGCAGCAGCATGCGCATGATGGGTGCCTCTGCGCCTGGGTTGATGGACTGCGCCACCTTCACGATAGTCTCCACTTCAGCGGGTGAGGTTGGCACGTTGCCGTGGCGGGCAACCGCGGTGAACATCGCGTGCAGCGTGGCGGCTGCCACGCACTTCTCCTCTTTATCGAAAATCATGAGGCACTCGGGGTTGTGAAGACTCTCGGCCAGCGTTCTGTAGTGCTCCCTCCGCCCCTTCTTGGTGGTGTGCAGGTAGGCGCTCGTCCCGACATCAACGACTACGCCAGCGCTGACGAGGTCAGCAATGCCTTTCAGTCGCATAGTGTGTGGCGAGATTACCTCCGCCACCTCAAACAGCTTCCACGCCGACGGCACCGCCGGCTCTGTCGTGTTAGCCTGCGGTAGCGCCGAGAGGCCTGTAAAGTAAACCTTGCTGCCCGTCTCGCACTCGTGATTCTTGTCTTCGTGTAACGTGACGAGACCATCCGGCGACAAGGCTGTCACAACACACGTCACAGTATCCTCGCCGTCCGAGTCCACAATGTCCAGTGATTCGCCGCCATCTACGAAGATGCAGCCGCAAACACCGCGACTCTCGCAGCTGATGAACCTCACCTTGTTCTCTCGCGCCACATCGTTCGCCACCGTCAGGGTAGACGTGTAGGCATTCGTGTAGATCACCACGTGCACCACGGGGATGTGCAAGAGCGGGTCGCCACTAACAGATGAGACTTCGACGAAGCGGTTGAGCTCCTTGGCGGcctgcgccacagcagcaccgcgtggCTTCCCTACATCATCCGGCCGCAAAAAAAAGTTGGTGCCAAGATCCTCGATGGTGACCACGGCGTTGTCCAGCACCTTGACGCTCTTCACGCCAGTGAGCACGATGTTCTTGATAATTTCCGCACCGAGGCCTTTGGCGCCAACGACGAGCACATTCGTCGAGCCGTACCTCGCCTGCGTCTCCGACCCTACCACATACTCCTGGCGGTTATACAACTGCCGCTTTTGCTCGTCCTCGGACAACATGGTGACTGCCTGAGTACCCCCACGCGCCTGGGTGTGAGATCTCGATGCGCTGACGTGTATCAATGCCAGCAGCAAGGCAAACGACACCTGCAGATACGAAGTGCAACGTACTTTCCTGCTCAGGACgtggcagagaagcaaacaGGCGGGCGGGCGGGTTGGGGGAGTGCGTAcgagaaggtggtggtgatgataGTCTTCTGAAGTAGAAGCGCACCAACGAAAAGAATGCCTGCGACTAAGAGAGCAACAAGAGCGACAACGATAAACACAATAGTCGGCGaggtagagaggagaggaaaaacaaaacaaaaaatcGCGCTAAAAATGATGCTAATGAATGAAGTGGTAGCGAAGCgtacaaggagagagagagagaaaagtgaAAAGGGGGCTACAATATGTGCACAGCGAAAGAAAGAGGCTGAAATGGCGAATTAAACTCAAGTGACGTCCTTCTCACTCGCCAACGTCTCTCGCGTGTGTCTGGGTGCGTGCGCTCGCGCGTGTTTGCCGTTGTTTGCATGTTTCTGGGGTTAGGGTTCGGTGTCTTGGACACTCAGCCCCAAAAGGTAAACCGAGACAAGAGCAACaagaaagaaaacgaagGGGAAGCGCGCGTAGacgagaaggaaagcgagagagagagcgagagaaagggggcgtagtgcttttttttcgtctctcttctgctgaGCCCCTTTTGTCAGCCGCGATCCCTCGCTGGACTTTGGActcgcgccgccgcctgtaAAAGGCGCGTTGACAGCGGCACCTTCTTTTGCTTTTCAGTGTGTCCTTCGATATACAAGTACGAGTCAAACACCACTCCACCCGGCCTGTCGCAGGCCCATCCGCGTGCTGccctgcagcggcaggcacacgcattacagcaatgcgccgactcagccaTAGGAGCACCGCCCCTGTCTCAAACCCTACCCGACGCCACGACGCGCTGCCCGCCGCACGGGTGGCGCAAGCGCGtgcactgtcgcaggccgccccaacgccacgccgtccgcgacctggccgccggcatcagcagcggcacgtcaCTCTGGCCCGCGCTGCCTGGTGGGTGCTGGACTCTGTCGCCCCCAGCAGTGGCTTGGCGTTGacgcaggggtgggggacggCTTTGACCTCCTCGAGGAGCGGGCGCTGGGCCCCGGCATGCCGCGGACTGAGgtgtctctccccccccccaaatgatcagcgtgtgcgtggcccTATGCtaaaaaggaaaagatgaGAATAACAAAGGAAACAAAACTCCAGGAGGGGCGA
Proteins encoded:
- a CDS encoding putative ubiquitin-activating enzyme e1; this translates as MLSEDEQKRQLYNRQEYVVGSETQARYGSTNVLVVGAKGLGAEIIKNIVLTGVKSVKVLDNAVVTIEDLGTNFFLRPDDVGKPRGAAVAQAAKELNRFVEVSSVSGDPLLHIPVVHVVIYTNAYTSTLTVANDVARENKVRFISCESRGVCGCIFVDGGESLDIVDSDGEDTVTCVVTALSPDGLVTLHEDKNHECETGSKVYFTGLSALPQANTTEPAVPSAWKLFEVAEVISPHTMRLKGIADLVSAGVVVDVGTSAYLHTTKKGRREHYRTLAESLHNPECLMIFDKEEKCVAAATLHAMFTAVARHGNVPTSPAEVETIVKVAQSINPGAEAPIMRMLLPVFGGDLNPMTCFIGGMAAQEALKVCSGKFTPLHQWMYYDAREVLQAWQYGAKTMSASALCSSAAVFPDAPAAPSRYAGQEAVLGHAFQQYLRQQKAFIVGAGALGCELIKNVALMGFGEVSITDMDTIEMSNLSRQFLFRNHHIGRPKSVVAAEAAGHINAEVKITPHEAKMAPETEVIFNEDFWAQQAVILNALDNVASRKYVDSRCLFYQKPLLESGTLGTKCNMQPIIPFVTESYSSSYDPPEKGIPLCTLKNFPNAIEHTIQWARDLFHLLFVSVPADVNQYLDDPVAFANNLRNDPAAADTVMHNVNDALRRWPKNEEECVRLARLLYQEHFNDGFRQLLHNIPLDKRTEDGQLFWSGAKKPPKPQEFNAGSEQDIEFVYHCACLFAKVYQLPPFSLSKEETVRQAAAVTVPHFVPRHAVFATSERQTSQQTSLSSGLTVEQLPVVTQFGTRRMRAEEFDKDDITNHHVQFITYGSNLRARAYNIPAADFNQTKRIAGNIIPAMVTTTSLVTGLVGFELLKYLLIQFHHARKSAAAGTGSSHGEKFYLDADEEPEKLVTLFRSAFVNIALPFIAFSDPIVAQSRSYALPSGKKLRWGIWDRLDISEGRDMFVKELVQLLRDRYELEVFMIALQNGKMIYTEFGGKAADKEKRVSEVAQSKGETLLDGIDYFDLVVTGMIGDDDEVDVPIIRYRYRF